One stretch of Amycolatopsis sp. NBC_00345 DNA includes these proteins:
- a CDS encoding ATP-binding protein: MQSRRETQHHTVVVVDVEGFGDRGRTNLHQRAVRDGLYQVVEKAFGTAGVHWDRCYHEDRGDALFILAPGSVDKAVFVETVPPLLVTALRVHNDTHPDAQRIRLRMALHAGEVHYDEHGVTSSSLTLAFRLNEAPPLKAALAASPGVLALITSNWFFEDVVRHTPGAAPATWRPVEVTVKETTTTGWITLPDHPYPPGPVVMTSWSPPAVRSADRGGAAVPRQLPSAVRDFTGRAEHLAALDTQLPSQSDAGDGRASAVVISAVDGTAGIGKTALALFWAHRVQHRFPDGTLHVNLRGYGPGAPATPGEVLEQFLRTLDVPPQRIPADVEGQSALFRSSMAGRRMLLVLDNANHPDQIRPLLPGAAGCMVLATSRASLTGLVVTEAAYRLTLDLLTSPEAHNLVTSVIGAGRAAAEPGAVDELVRLCARLPLALRIAASRIATHPHTTVADIVSELADDHARLDALSHGGDERAAVRAVFDWSYRRLPAEQARLFRRLGLHAGPEMSVQVAAATAGLDLPVARRLLDALADSHLIESVARDRYRFHDLLHAYAAERAEHDDAAEDRDHVHRTLLEWYAHHGREAHRVILSDSADWHAAAAVDTHARPEITFSGPDDAWTWVTFETANVIATLRAAAPYGSSQLVMLLADISVGPLLLGARWADAFDACRLGLATARRIGDRTSEYHLLQRLGMTHRNVAQWQEAVDAFQEALVLARELGDPWLQAENLGQLGLTCAERGEYAEAGEYLRAALPLSPGAQQGNLESHIEFTLSAVCTGLGDYEEALRHAERSLELLRQSGSRDVEAYVLHHMAKAKQGLGAHAEAIELCERALIIETRHRDPRNHAFILDTLGTSLAYIGETARAIAYWREALAILDEFGYHSAPELRARLHALETGGSGQGL; this comes from the coding sequence GTGCAGAGCCGGCGGGAAACCCAGCACCACACGGTCGTCGTGGTGGACGTCGAAGGGTTCGGTGACCGGGGGCGCACCAACCTCCACCAGCGGGCCGTGCGCGACGGGCTGTACCAGGTGGTGGAGAAGGCGTTCGGCACGGCCGGCGTGCACTGGGACCGGTGTTACCACGAGGACCGGGGCGACGCGTTGTTCATCCTGGCCCCGGGGTCGGTGGACAAGGCGGTGTTCGTCGAGACCGTGCCGCCGCTGCTGGTGACCGCGCTGCGGGTGCACAACGACACCCATCCCGACGCGCAGCGGATCCGGCTGCGGATGGCGCTGCACGCCGGGGAGGTCCACTACGACGAGCACGGCGTCACCTCTTCCTCGCTGACCCTGGCGTTCCGCCTCAACGAAGCCCCGCCGTTGAAAGCCGCGCTGGCCGCCTCACCCGGGGTCCTCGCGCTGATCACCTCGAACTGGTTCTTCGAAGACGTCGTGCGCCACACTCCCGGCGCGGCGCCCGCGACCTGGCGGCCGGTCGAGGTGACGGTGAAGGAGACGACGACAACCGGGTGGATCACCCTGCCGGACCACCCTTACCCGCCCGGCCCGGTCGTGATGACGTCGTGGTCGCCCCCCGCCGTCCGGTCCGCGGATCGGGGCGGGGCGGCGGTGCCGCGGCAACTGCCGTCGGCGGTGCGGGACTTCACCGGCCGCGCCGAGCACCTGGCCGCCCTCGACACCCAGCTCCCCAGCCAGTCCGACGCCGGCGACGGGCGGGCGTCGGCAGTGGTGATCTCCGCGGTGGACGGCACCGCCGGGATCGGCAAGACCGCCCTCGCCCTGTTCTGGGCCCACCGGGTCCAGCACCGGTTCCCCGACGGCACCCTGCACGTCAACCTGCGCGGCTACGGTCCCGGCGCCCCCGCCACGCCCGGTGAGGTCCTGGAGCAGTTCCTGCGGACGCTGGACGTTCCGCCGCAGCGGATTCCCGCGGATGTGGAGGGGCAGTCGGCACTGTTCCGCTCGTCGATGGCCGGGCGCCGGATGCTGCTGGTGCTCGACAACGCCAACCACCCCGACCAGATCCGGCCCCTGCTCCCCGGCGCGGCGGGCTGCATGGTGCTGGCCACCAGCCGTGCCAGCCTCACCGGCCTCGTTGTCACCGAAGCCGCCTACCGCCTCACCCTGGACTTGCTCACCTCGCCCGAAGCGCACAACCTCGTCACCAGCGTGATCGGCGCCGGCCGCGCCGCCGCCGAGCCCGGCGCGGTGGACGAGCTGGTCCGGCTCTGCGCCCGGCTGCCGCTGGCCCTGCGGATCGCGGCCAGCCGCATCGCCACCCACCCGCACACCACCGTCGCCGACATAGTCAGCGAACTCGCTGACGACCACGCGCGCCTCGACGCGCTGAGCCACGGCGGCGACGAACGCGCGGCGGTGCGCGCGGTCTTCGACTGGTCCTACCGCCGGCTGCCCGCCGAGCAGGCGCGGCTGTTCCGCCGCCTCGGGCTGCACGCCGGGCCTGAGATGAGCGTCCAGGTGGCCGCGGCGACGGCCGGCCTCGACCTGCCGGTGGCCCGGCGGCTGCTCGACGCGCTGGCCGACAGCCATCTGATCGAGTCGGTCGCCAGGGACCGGTACCGCTTCCACGACCTGCTGCACGCTTATGCCGCCGAGCGCGCGGAGCACGACGATGCCGCCGAGGACCGTGACCACGTGCACCGAACCCTGCTGGAGTGGTACGCCCACCACGGCAGGGAGGCCCACCGGGTCATTCTCTCCGATTCGGCCGACTGGCATGCCGCGGCGGCCGTCGACACCCACGCCCGTCCCGAAATCACCTTCTCCGGGCCGGACGACGCCTGGACGTGGGTCACCTTCGAGACCGCCAACGTCATCGCCACCCTCCGCGCCGCGGCGCCCTACGGCTCGTCCCAGCTCGTCATGCTCCTGGCGGACATTTCCGTGGGGCCCCTGCTGCTCGGGGCACGCTGGGCCGACGCGTTCGACGCCTGCCGCCTCGGCCTGGCCACCGCCCGCCGGATCGGCGACCGCACCAGCGAATACCACCTGCTGCAGAGACTGGGTATGACCCACCGCAACGTCGCCCAGTGGCAGGAGGCCGTCGACGCCTTCCAGGAAGCGCTGGTGCTGGCCCGTGAACTCGGCGACCCGTGGCTGCAGGCGGAGAACCTCGGCCAGCTCGGCTTGACGTGCGCCGAGCGCGGAGAGTACGCCGAGGCCGGGGAGTACCTCCGTGCGGCGCTCCCGCTCAGTCCTGGTGCCCAGCAAGGAAACCTGGAAAGCCACATCGAGTTCACCCTCAGCGCGGTGTGCACCGGCCTTGGTGACTACGAGGAGGCGCTGCGGCACGCCGAGCGCAGCCTCGAGCTCCTCAGGCAATCCGGTAGCCGCGATGTCGAAGCGTATGTCCTGCACCACATGGCGAAGGCCAAGCAGGGGCTCGGTGCCCACGCCGAGGCGATCGAGCTGTGCGAACGGGCGCTCATCATCGAAACCCGCCACCGGGACCCGCGAAACCACGCCTTCATCCTCGACACCCTGGGCACTTCGCTGGCGTACATCGGTGAAACCGCACGGGCGATCGCGTACTGGCGCGAGGCGCTGGCCATTCTCGACGAGTTCGGCTACCACTCGGCCCCCGAGCTACGGGCTCGTCTCCACGCGCTGGAGACCGGCGGCTCCGGA